In a single window of the Methanolobus psychrophilus R15 genome:
- a CDS encoding nitrogenase iron protein subunit NifH → MKDQKRIAIYGKGGIGKSSTASNVAAACADEGYKVMIIGCDPKSDSSITLLGGKRIPTILDLLKQHLDVNEKDIVFEGYGGVKCVEVGGPEPGIGCAGRGIIVAIQKLQKVCPSMNDMDLIIYDVPGDIVCGGFVAPIRKGLVTEAYILTSGEYMPLYAANNICKGLAKIDTPLSGIICNSRSVTREEEIVRKFSEEIGSRLVAFIPKEQVVQDCERDGFSVLEKAPKSDIAQVYRDLAKSIMFNDQSILPGSLDDERLRELTR, encoded by the coding sequence GTGAAGGACCAAAAAAGGATAGCAATCTACGGCAAAGGTGGCATTGGCAAATCCAGCACAGCTTCAAATGTTGCTGCTGCATGCGCCGATGAAGGCTACAAGGTAATGATAATCGGATGCGACCCTAAAAGCGACTCATCCATCACCCTGCTTGGAGGCAAGAGGATACCTACAATCCTCGATCTCCTGAAGCAGCATCTCGATGTGAATGAAAAGGATATAGTCTTTGAGGGATACGGCGGAGTTAAATGCGTAGAGGTCGGCGGGCCTGAACCGGGTATTGGTTGTGCAGGCAGAGGTATCATTGTCGCCATCCAGAAACTGCAGAAGGTATGCCCCTCTATGAACGATATGGATCTCATAATCTATGACGTCCCCGGGGATATCGTGTGTGGCGGCTTTGTGGCTCCCATACGCAAGGGACTGGTCACTGAAGCCTACATCCTTACGTCCGGAGAATACATGCCTCTCTATGCAGCCAATAACATCTGCAAGGGTCTTGCCAAGATAGACACGCCCCTGTCCGGCATAATCTGCAATTCAAGGAGCGTCACCCGTGAAGAAGAGATCGTACGCAAGTTCTCCGAAGAGATAGGTAGCAGGCTGGTGGCTTTCATCCCCAAGGAACAGGTAGTTCAGGACTGTGAGAGGGATGGCTTCTCAGTGCTCGAGAAAGCCCCAAAATCAGACATCGCACAGGTGTACAGGGATCTTGCCAAATCTATAATGTTCAACGACCAGTCTATTCTCCCCGGTTCACTGGATGACGAAAGGCTTCGTGAGCTCACAAGATAA